One segment of Aquimarina sp. BL5 DNA contains the following:
- a CDS encoding Lacal_2735 family protein — translation MFYWSKDKTDLQKLQKRYCRLMKSAYNLAIKNKEKSDLLHEEANKILTEIKKIEHCS, via the coding sequence ATGTTTTATTGGTCTAAAGACAAAACTGATCTTCAAAAACTACAAAAGCGATATTGCAGATTAATGAAAAGTGCGTATAATCTTGCTATTAAGAATAAAGAAAAAAGCGATCTTTTACACGAGGAAGCAAATAAAATTTTGACCGAAATTAAAAAAATAGAACATTGTTCTTAA
- a CDS encoding TonB-dependent receptor, producing the protein MKNLIKLSIAMLMLLCSGVIEAQEKTITGTVIDQSGIPLPGTNILVKNTNNGVQTDFDGNYSIEANSGDTLIFSYVGFETKEIVITGSTVINITLKDNVEGLDQIVLIGYGSSSKKEITASISSIRANDIADINTPGIQSLMTSKVTGVQITQLSGRVESGIKVRIRGISTIGASQEPLYVLDGVPLINDDESINNSPINPLIGLNPNDIDSIDFLKDASSAAIYGARGTNGVIIITTKKGKAGKTKVTLNTASGWNFATNKREFLNSEEYVELYTEAVLNSGLSLTEIETQFDQLSLGRDWRNNEVDTDWQDLALVEGITQDIDLSASGGGEKIKYFLSTSYNKTEGIILGNELDRYTLRGKVDADITEKSTVGVNINLSKVTIDRLSNDNAFISPLQSIAQSPLTPALLEDGTANVDGNSTLFQNFLGQEQTGRFVTDIWRTTANIYGDFYLNDYLQYKSEIGYDANNQNAERFSGSLTEFASAGGVGTVSNAITERYIFTNYLSYKRTFGESVDFSATLGGSFEETNRKSQFTIGQGFPSDDLQTLDNAVLITNGGSNKTKYNFLSYFARSRFSIAEKYLFNLSIRRDGSSRFGEDSQFGWFPAASAAWVVSNERFLVNSNFLNKFKLRGSWGITGNAEIGNFASKDLYGVTTYDERLGVSPIQLGDNELRWEKTTQYDLGVDFGLFNNTISGEFDYYNKTTNDLLFNQPLPGTSGFTSVVRNIGEIVNKGFELSINARIISKPSLTWNVGALFTKNDNEITDLPSGDIIDGVNIIRKGEAVSSFYLYEYAGVDSANGDALFYTNTVNADGSLDKTLTNSISKANRIVTGDPFPDYQIGFTNTLKIKGLDFQFIFQGEFGASIFDQAGKFTSGNGKFFDNQTVDQLDRWQNPGDITDVPQARLNQENGQADSTRYLEEADFIRLRNITLGYTINPTYSKKFYMEKVRFYFSGLNLLTITDYEGYDPESTADFNGNSGVRTGTSFYSAPPAKTYTLGINIEF; encoded by the coding sequence ATGAAAAACTTAATCAAACTTAGCATAGCTATGCTTATGCTTCTATGCTCTGGAGTTATTGAAGCTCAAGAGAAAACAATAACAGGTACGGTTATTGACCAATCAGGAATCCCACTTCCGGGAACAAACATTCTGGTAAAAAACACCAATAATGGAGTTCAAACAGATTTTGACGGAAACTATTCTATCGAAGCTAACTCTGGCGATACTTTAATATTTTCTTACGTTGGTTTTGAAACAAAAGAAATTGTTATTACCGGATCAACAGTAATAAATATTACACTGAAAGACAATGTTGAAGGTCTAGACCAAATAGTCTTGATTGGATATGGTAGTTCTTCTAAAAAAGAAATAACTGCTAGTATATCTAGTATTCGAGCTAATGATATAGCAGATATCAATACTCCTGGTATTCAGTCATTAATGACTAGTAAAGTAACTGGAGTACAAATTACCCAACTTTCTGGAAGAGTAGAATCTGGAATTAAAGTTAGGATTAGAGGTATTTCTACCATTGGAGCATCTCAGGAACCCTTGTACGTATTAGATGGAGTGCCCTTAATTAATGACGACGAATCTATAAACAACTCCCCTATCAATCCATTAATTGGTCTTAACCCTAACGATATTGATTCTATCGATTTTCTGAAAGATGCTTCTTCAGCGGCTATCTATGGTGCCAGAGGAACAAATGGTGTTATTATCATCACCACAAAAAAGGGAAAAGCAGGAAAAACAAAGGTTACTTTAAACACAGCATCGGGATGGAACTTTGCTACGAATAAAAGAGAATTTTTGAACTCTGAAGAATATGTAGAACTTTATACGGAGGCTGTACTAAACAGTGGTCTTTCTTTAACTGAGATCGAAACACAATTTGATCAATTATCATTAGGTCGTGATTGGAGAAATAATGAAGTAGATACCGATTGGCAGGACTTAGCATTAGTAGAAGGTATTACTCAAGATATAGACCTATCCGCATCTGGAGGAGGTGAAAAAATAAAATACTTCCTTTCTACTTCGTATAACAAAACTGAAGGTATCATCTTAGGAAATGAGTTAGATCGCTACACTTTAAGAGGTAAAGTAGATGCTGATATTACAGAAAAATCTACAGTTGGGGTAAATATTAATCTATCTAAGGTAACCATCGATCGATTATCTAATGATAATGCTTTTATCTCTCCGCTTCAATCTATAGCTCAATCTCCATTAACACCAGCGTTATTAGAAGACGGAACAGCTAATGTAGATGGTAATTCAACGTTGTTTCAAAACTTTCTTGGACAAGAACAAACAGGAAGATTTGTTACAGATATTTGGAGAACTACAGCAAACATTTATGGTGATTTTTATTTAAATGATTATCTACAATATAAATCTGAAATTGGATATGATGCTAATAACCAAAATGCTGAAAGATTCTCAGGAAGTTTAACCGAATTCGCATCTGCAGGAGGCGTTGGTACAGTTAGTAATGCTATTACAGAACGTTACATTTTTACCAATTACCTAAGTTATAAGCGAACTTTTGGAGAATCTGTAGACTTTTCAGCCACTCTGGGTGGAAGTTTTGAGGAAACTAATCGTAAAAGTCAATTTACTATTGGACAAGGATTTCCATCAGATGATTTACAAACATTAGACAATGCAGTTTTAATCACAAATGGAGGATCTAATAAAACTAAGTATAACTTTTTATCATACTTTGCGAGGTCACGTTTTTCTATAGCAGAAAAATACCTTTTCAACCTAAGTATTCGTCGTGATGGTTCTTCTAGATTCGGTGAAGATTCACAATTTGGTTGGTTCCCAGCAGCATCAGCAGCTTGGGTAGTTAGTAATGAAAGATTTTTAGTTAATTCTAATTTCCTAAACAAGTTTAAACTAAGAGGTAGTTGGGGTATTACAGGAAATGCAGAAATAGGAAACTTTGCTAGCAAAGATCTTTATGGAGTAACAACCTATGATGAACGACTTGGAGTATCACCAATTCAATTAGGAGATAACGAATTACGTTGGGAAAAAACTACTCAATATGACTTAGGAGTAGATTTTGGGTTATTCAACAATACTATTTCAGGAGAATTCGATTATTATAACAAAACCACTAATGACTTGTTATTTAACCAACCGCTACCTGGTACATCTGGTTTTACATCAGTTGTTAGAAATATAGGTGAAATAGTAAATAAAGGATTTGAATTAAGTATTAATGCAAGAATTATTTCTAAACCATCACTTACCTGGAATGTAGGAGCATTATTTACTAAAAACGACAATGAAATCACTGATCTTCCAAGTGGAGATATTATAGATGGTGTGAATATTATAAGAAAAGGTGAAGCGGTTTCTTCTTTTTACCTATATGAATATGCAGGTGTTGATTCAGCTAATGGAGATGCGTTATTCTATACCAATACCGTAAACGCAGACGGTTCATTAGATAAAACATTAACGAATAGTATTTCTAAAGCTAACAGAATTGTTACTGGAGACCCTTTTCCTGATTATCAAATTGGATTTACAAATACTTTAAAAATAAAAGGCTTAGATTTTCAATTCATTTTTCAAGGAGAGTTTGGAGCTTCAATTTTTGATCAAGCAGGTAAATTTACTTCCGGAAATGGTAAATTCTTTGACAATCAAACTGTAGATCAACTAGATAGATGGCAAAATCCTGGAGATATAACGGATGTGCCTCAAGCAAGGTTAAATCAAGAGAATGGTCAAGCAGATTCTACCCGTTACCTAGAAGAAGCAGATTTTATAAGACTAAGAAATATTACTTTAGGATACACAATCAACCCTACGTACTCTAAAAAGTTTTATATGGAAAAAGTAAGATTTTATTTTAGCGGTCTTAACCTATTAACGATTACTGATTATGAAGGATACGATCCAGAATCTACAGCAGATTTTAATGGGAATTCTGGAGTGAGAACTGGTACTTCCTTTTACTCGGCTCCTCCTGCAAAAACATATACACTAGGAATAAATATTGAATTCTAA
- the purU gene encoding formyltetrahydrofolate deformylase, which produces MKKTTVLINCLDKKGIIATVTNFILAKKGNTVYIEQHVDRELGEFFMRLECEFDQDEEKLALFKESFNKVVADNYNMHWEMYNAEKKARMALFVSKYDHCLYDILGRHASGELQVKIPIIISNHLDLKSIADNFNIPFKHIPVNKSNKESAEAEQIALLKEHNIDFIVLARYMQILSENFVDQFPNKIINIHHSFLPAFPGAKPYHSAYERGVKIIGATSHYVTSDLDEGPIIEQEIVRVSHIHNVHDFILKGRDLEKIVLSRAIKHHVERKVLVYNNKTVIFS; this is translated from the coding sequence ATGAAAAAAACAACGGTACTCATCAACTGTTTGGATAAAAAAGGAATCATAGCCACGGTGACCAATTTTATTTTAGCTAAAAAAGGAAACACTGTGTATATCGAACAGCACGTGGATAGAGAGTTAGGTGAATTTTTTATGAGGTTAGAATGCGAGTTTGACCAAGACGAAGAAAAACTAGCACTGTTTAAAGAATCTTTTAACAAAGTCGTTGCCGATAATTATAATATGCATTGGGAAATGTATAATGCTGAAAAAAAGGCAAGAATGGCGCTTTTTGTTTCTAAGTATGATCATTGTTTATACGACATCCTAGGTAGACATGCTTCAGGAGAACTTCAGGTGAAAATTCCAATTATTATTAGTAATCATCTGGATTTAAAATCGATTGCGGATAATTTTAATATTCCATTTAAGCACATACCTGTCAATAAATCTAATAAAGAAAGTGCCGAAGCCGAACAAATAGCATTATTGAAAGAACATAACATAGATTTCATCGTTTTAGCAAGGTATATGCAAATTCTTTCTGAAAATTTTGTGGATCAGTTTCCTAATAAAATTATCAACATCCATCATTCGTTCTTGCCAGCTTTTCCAGGTGCAAAACCATATCATTCTGCATATGAGCGAGGTGTAAAAATAATTGGTGCAACCAGTCATTATGTTACTTCTGACCTTGATGAAGGACCGATCATAGAACAAGAAATTGTACGTGTTTCTCATATTCATAATGTACATGATTTTATTCTGAAAGGCCGTGACCTGGAAAAAATAGTACTATCTAGAGCCATAAAGCATCATGTAGAAAGAAAAGTATTAGTCTATAATAATAAAACAGTTATTTTTTCATAA
- a CDS encoding RagB/SusD family nutrient uptake outer membrane protein codes for MKTYIKIIIVFTLSIISVSCENQLDIDPNQALTTEDAFDTPAKVTNILVGAYAQAGQAASYGGQIYTIAELLANDQELKWNGTFSDPGEFNTKVINTNNTFVANLWLNGYNISNQANIVLDNLDVFENLDSKNSVEGQAKFLRALTYFDLLRFFSKHNNNRINDGEPGVPIIRTPVITLDDVTYPSRNTIGEVYDFIINDLEDAIVLLPDTNGVFASSNAAKALLARIQLQIGNYEAARDLSNEVIQSGRFLLTSSLDDAYNNDDNSTEDIFAWQVTDSDGANSMNTFWATDRFGGRPGNPDISIEDAFFGIFDDFNDSRAGYFYIDNETGSGIASFKWIFGNANIPFLRLPEMHLIRAESNFILGTAIGTDPINDVNTVRFRSNAFLLTDLTYVDIILERLKELAFEGHKLHDFKRLEIPIATLPFDDSRLVLPIPQREINVNPNLLPQNDGY; via the coding sequence ATGAAAACATATATAAAAATAATAATAGTATTCACTCTTTCGATAATCTCCGTAAGTTGTGAGAATCAGTTAGACATTGACCCAAATCAAGCATTAACTACTGAGGATGCTTTTGATACACCAGCAAAAGTGACTAACATCCTTGTTGGAGCATATGCTCAAGCTGGACAAGCGGCAAGTTATGGTGGTCAGATTTATACAATCGCGGAACTATTAGCTAACGATCAAGAACTGAAATGGAATGGTACATTTTCTGATCCTGGTGAGTTTAACACTAAGGTGATTAACACAAATAACACCTTCGTGGCTAATTTATGGTTAAACGGATATAACATCAGTAATCAAGCAAACATAGTTCTTGATAATCTAGACGTTTTTGAAAACCTTGATAGTAAAAACTCTGTAGAAGGTCAAGCCAAATTTTTAAGAGCTCTTACTTATTTTGATTTATTACGTTTTTTCTCTAAACATAATAATAATAGAATCAATGATGGAGAGCCTGGTGTTCCTATTATCAGAACTCCAGTAATTACATTAGATGATGTCACTTATCCATCTAGAAATACGATTGGTGAAGTGTATGATTTTATTATCAATGATTTAGAAGATGCAATTGTACTATTACCTGACACCAATGGTGTTTTTGCTTCTAGCAACGCAGCCAAAGCTTTATTGGCTAGAATACAATTACAAATTGGTAATTATGAAGCTGCAAGAGACTTATCTAATGAAGTAATACAATCGGGAAGATTCTTATTAACAAGTTCACTTGATGATGCCTACAACAATGATGATAACTCTACGGAAGATATTTTTGCTTGGCAAGTAACAGATTCAGATGGAGCTAACAGTATGAATACATTTTGGGCTACCGACAGATTCGGAGGAAGACCAGGAAACCCTGATATATCGATCGAAGACGCTTTTTTCGGGATTTTTGATGATTTTAATGATTCGAGAGCGGGTTATTTTTATATCGATAACGAAACAGGATCCGGTATTGCATCATTCAAATGGATTTTTGGTAATGCAAACATCCCATTCCTCAGGTTGCCAGAAATGCATCTTATCCGTGCTGAGTCTAATTTTATTCTAGGTACAGCAATAGGAACAGATCCTATAAACGATGTTAATACAGTGCGATTTAGATCGAATGCTTTTCTATTAACTGATTTAACATATGTAGATATCATTTTGGAGAGATTAAAAGAATTAGCTTTTGAGGGACATAAACTACACGATTTTAAAAGATTAGAAATCCCTATTGCGACTTTACCTTTTGATGATAGTAGATTAGTCCTACCAATTCCACAAAGAGAAATAAACGTAAATCCGAACCTTTTACCACAAAACGACGGATACTAG
- a CDS encoding DUF4197 domain-containing protein, translating to MKRIFLVLVIFQLSSCAELQQVIESLPQETTGTIGLSNIDIGNGLRQALDKGIDKQVTKLTQKDGFFRNELVKIVLPDELRKVDKSLRDIGLDNLADEGLKVLNRAAEDAVKEATPIFVNAVKQITFNDAKQILLGNNNAATEYLQGTTKTALYSKFNPVIKNSLSKVGADRVWSNIINKYNAIPFTSNVNPDLTDYVTSEALNGVYTMIAVEEGEIRTKLSSRTTDLLRKVFALQDGK from the coding sequence ATGAAAAGAATTTTTTTAGTACTAGTTATATTTCAACTATCAAGTTGCGCAGAACTTCAACAAGTAATTGAGAGTCTTCCTCAGGAAACGACTGGGACAATAGGACTTAGTAATATTGATATTGGTAATGGTCTTAGACAAGCATTAGATAAAGGGATCGATAAACAAGTAACAAAACTTACTCAAAAAGATGGTTTTTTTAGAAATGAATTGGTAAAAATTGTATTACCAGATGAATTACGTAAAGTAGATAAGTCATTAAGAGATATCGGGCTTGATAATCTAGCGGATGAAGGACTTAAAGTTCTTAATAGAGCAGCTGAAGATGCAGTAAAAGAAGCTACACCCATTTTTGTAAATGCAGTAAAGCAAATAACATTTAATGACGCTAAACAGATCTTACTAGGTAATAATAATGCAGCAACAGAGTATCTACAAGGAACTACCAAGACAGCTCTTTATTCTAAATTTAATCCAGTTATTAAAAACTCGTTATCTAAGGTAGGGGCTGATCGTGTTTGGTCAAATATCATTAATAAATACAACGCTATTCCTTTTACCAGCAACGTTAATCCAGATCTTACTGACTATGTAACTAGTGAGGCTTTAAATGGAGTATATACTATGATCGCAGTAGAAGAAGGAGAAATTAGGACTAAACTTAGTTCTAGAACCACTGATTTATTACGCAAGGTTTTTGCCCTACAGGACGGGAAATAA